One window from the genome of Candidatus Zixiibacteriota bacterium encodes:
- the cobO gene encoding cob(I)yrinic acid a,c-diamide adenosyltransferase, giving the protein MAETEREKKNTGLLIVYTGNGKGKTTAALGMCVRAVGYDWQVCVIQFVKGSWKYGELKGIKRLAPNVELHTVGEGFVGIVDDTKDFEEHRAAARKGVALALEKIRSRAYPLVILDELNVAVDLGLVTDDEVRELLAARDAEQSLVVTGRGARDWLVEQADLVTEMREIKHPFQKGVLAQKGIDW; this is encoded by the coding sequence ATGGCGGAAACCGAACGCGAGAAGAAGAATACGGGGCTTTTGATCGTCTACACAGGCAACGGGAAAGGGAAAACCACAGCCGCCCTGGGGATGTGCGTCCGGGCGGTGGGCTACGACTGGCAGGTGTGCGTGATCCAGTTCGTCAAGGGGAGCTGGAAGTACGGGGAGTTGAAGGGGATCAAGCGGTTGGCGCCGAATGTCGAATTGCACACGGTCGGAGAGGGGTTTGTCGGGATTGTCGACGACACCAAAGATTTCGAGGAACACCGGGCGGCGGCCCGGAAGGGGGTGGCGCTGGCACTGGAGAAGATTCGCTCCCGGGCGTATCCGCTGGTCATCCTGGACGAGCTCAACGTGGCGGTTGACCTCGGCTTGGTGACCGATGACGAGGTGCGCGAGCTGCTGGCCGCCCGCGATGCGGAACAGTCCCTGGTAGTGACCGGGCGCGGGGCGCGCGACTGGCTGGTGGAGCAGGCGGATTTGGTCACCGAGATGCGGGAGATCAAGCACCCCTTTCAGAAGGGGGTGCTGGCGCAGAAGGGGATTGACTGGTGA
- a CDS encoding Rrf2 family transcriptional regulator, with amino-acid sequence MQFTKAEEYGILGVLYLAERNDATVTPLSEISEARAIPEKFLAKIFQSLSRAGIVRSHRGVRGGFTLAKGPADISVKEILEAIQGPYHLIKCIKDNAICEKTDFCALRELLRAAEDRLVSVFEEHSLADLLSWEKNKAATI; translated from the coding sequence ATGCAGTTCACTAAAGCTGAAGAATACGGCATCCTCGGCGTTTTGTACCTGGCCGAGCGCAACGACGCGACCGTGACACCGCTGTCGGAAATCTCGGAGGCACGGGCCATTCCTGAGAAGTTTCTCGCGAAGATTTTCCAGTCGTTGTCCCGGGCCGGGATCGTGCGCTCGCACCGTGGCGTGCGGGGCGGCTTCACGCTGGCCAAAGGCCCGGCCGACATCTCCGTCAAGGAGATTCTGGAAGCCATCCAGGGGCCCTACCACCTCATTAAGTGCATCAAAGACAACGCCATCTGCGAGAAAACCGATTTCTGCGCCCTCCGCGAACTCCTCCGGGCGGCCGAAGATCGTCTCGTCTCCGTGTTCGAAGAACATTCTCTGGCCGATCTCCTCTCGTGGGAGAAGAACAAGGCCGCCACTATCTAG
- the trxB gene encoding thioredoxin-disulfide reductase — MSTAEKNYDIVVVGAGPGGLCAGLYGARARRKVICLEKYMPGGQIANTEEVEDYLGFVRISGHELATRMAEHAMKFGLEVGSEEVEEIYVDGDDRVVQCASGTRYRAKAVILATGGSPVKLGVPGEREYAGRGVSYCAICDGAFFRDQVIAVVGGGDAAVEEGAFLTKFGSKVHIIHRRKELRAQKIIQQRAKDNPKIEFVLETVVESINGDGRKISDLTLRNVTTGEVSTLPVGACFIFVGFRPNSGLTREELRKDAGGYIITDDKMETSIPGIFACGDVRAQLVRQITNAVGDGTTAAVAAEKYIEHLEDKRTAQSASR, encoded by the coding sequence ATGTCTACAGCCGAGAAGAACTACGATATCGTCGTTGTCGGCGCCGGTCCCGGCGGCCTGTGCGCGGGGCTCTACGGGGCGCGGGCGCGGAGAAAGGTCATATGCCTGGAGAAGTACATGCCGGGGGGCCAGATCGCCAACACCGAAGAGGTGGAGGATTACCTCGGATTCGTCCGCATCTCCGGCCACGAGTTGGCCACGCGCATGGCGGAGCACGCCATGAAGTTCGGCCTGGAGGTCGGCTCGGAAGAGGTGGAGGAGATCTATGTGGACGGTGATGATCGGGTGGTGCAGTGCGCCTCGGGCACACGCTACCGGGCCAAAGCGGTGATCCTGGCCACGGGCGGTTCGCCGGTGAAACTCGGCGTGCCGGGCGAGCGGGAGTACGCGGGGCGCGGGGTCTCCTACTGCGCGATCTGCGACGGAGCCTTTTTCCGGGACCAGGTGATCGCCGTGGTCGGCGGCGGCGACGCCGCGGTCGAGGAGGGGGCGTTTCTCACCAAGTTCGGTTCCAAAGTCCACATCATCCATCGCCGAAAAGAGCTGCGGGCGCAGAAGATCATCCAGCAGCGGGCGAAAGACAACCCTAAGATCGAGTTTGTCCTCGAAACGGTGGTGGAGTCGATCAACGGCGATGGCCGCAAGATCAGCGACCTGACGCTGCGCAATGTGACGACCGGAGAGGTCTCGACGCTTCCGGTCGGTGCCTGTTTCATCTTCGTGGGTTTCCGGCCGAATTCGGGCCTCACGCGCGAGGAGCTGCGCAAAGACGCCGGCGGGTACATCATCACGGACGACAAGATGGAGACGTCGATCCCGGGGATTTTTGCCTGCGGCGATGTGCGGGCGCAGTTGGTGCGGCAAATCACCAACGCGGTGGGGGATGGGACGACGGCGGCGGTGGCGGCCGAGAAGTACATCGAGCACCTCGAGGACAAGCGGACGGCGCAATCGGCCTCCCGCTGA
- a CDS encoding dCTP deaminase, with protein MAVMADRWIIEMAERRRMIEPFARDQIRAGISFGVSCYGYDFRLADEFKLLDTTRVAELDPKNVRPDCWMDARAESLAIPANSFILARSLEYFRIPRNIITLCTGKSTYARSGLVVNVTPFEPEWEGYATLSLANTAPVPLRVYAGEGIAQILFLQGDQDCLRSYRDKSGKYQAQKDITVSRADDSR; from the coding sequence ATGGCGGTGATGGCGGACCGCTGGATAATTGAAATGGCCGAACGGCGCCGGATGATCGAGCCCTTCGCCCGCGATCAGATCCGGGCCGGCATCAGTTTCGGCGTCTCCTGCTACGGCTACGACTTCCGCCTGGCCGACGAGTTCAAGCTCCTCGACACGACCCGCGTGGCCGAGCTCGATCCGAAAAACGTCCGCCCCGACTGCTGGATGGACGCCCGGGCCGAATCTTTGGCGATCCCGGCCAATTCCTTCATCCTGGCCCGGTCCCTGGAATACTTCCGCATCCCCCGGAACATCATCACCCTCTGCACCGGCAAATCCACCTACGCCCGCTCCGGGCTCGTCGTCAACGTGACCCCCTTTGAACCGGAGTGGGAGGGGTACGCCACGCTCTCGCTGGCCAACACGGCGCCCGTGCCCCTGCGCGTCTACGCGGGCGAGGGCATCGCCCAAATCCTCTTCCTCCAGGGCGACCAGGACTGCCTGCGGTCGTACCGGGACAAGAGCGGAAAATACCAGGCTCAGAAAGATATCACGGTTTCCCGCGCCGACGACAGCCGATAG